One Ananas comosus cultivar F153 linkage group 1, ASM154086v1, whole genome shotgun sequence DNA window includes the following coding sequences:
- the LOC109706697 gene encoding putative lipase YOR059C isoform X3 → MDPSLFCAADWKFAAKKFVKKYPEDVIVHCSECNSATLTLDGVDMMGERLAEEVISVVSKRPWLQKISFVAHSLGGLIARYTIALLYEKGISKESSEDNGELNTNISQTQSVNQNLKGNIAGLEPMNFITFATPHLGTRSHKQIPLLGGINTLEKMAFRLSWIARKSGKHLFLKDGKDGKPPLLLQMVTDFGDLRFMSALQSFKRHVAYSNVCGDFVVGRKTSSIRRQNELPKRQNFIKDGKYPHIVYVEKPKPATNQPDDFSDAMIYQARTTAEMEEAMIRGLNRVPWERVDVSFKKSKQRIFAHSTIQVKTYFLHSDGADVIFHMIDHFLL, encoded by the exons ATGGATCCATCCCTTTTCTG CGCTGCGGATTGGAAATTTGCTGCGAAAAAGTTTGTGAAGAAGTACCCCGAAGATGTTATTGTACATT GCAGTGAATGTAATTCTGCAACCCTGACTCTTGATGGTGTTGATATGATGGGAGAAAGATTAGCAGAGGAG GTAATATCTGTTGTCTCAAAAAGGCCTTGGCTTCAAAAAATTTCCTTTGTCGCACATTCACTAGGTGGCTTGATTGCAAGATATACCATTGCATTACTTTATGAGAAAGGCATCTCGAAGGAATCTTCTGAGGATAATGGGGAACTTAATACTAATATATCCCAAACTCAATCTGTGAATCAAAACTTGAAAGGCAACATTGCTGGATTGGAGCCCATGAACTTCATCACTTTTGCGACACCACACCTTGGTACGAGGTCTCACAAGCAG ATACCGCTACTTGGTGGCATCAATACATTGGAAAAGATGGCATTCCGGCTATCTTGGATTGCTCGGAAGAGCGGGAAGCATCTCTTTCTCAAGGACGGAAAAGATGGCAAGCCGCCTCTCCTTCTTCAAATGGTCACTGATTTTGGAGATCTTCGTTTCAT GTCCGCGTTGCAATCCTTCAAGCGCCATGTTGCTTACTCAAATGTGTGTGGTGATT TCGTTGTTGGCCGGAAAACATCTTCGATACGTCGGCAAAACGAGCTTCCGAAG cgccaaaattttataaaggaTGGCAAATATCCGCACATCGTCTACGTGGAGAAGCCGAAACCTGCTACTAACCAGCCAGATGATTTTTCAGACGCAATGATTTATCAGGCAAGAACTACAGCGGAAATGGAAG AGGCTATGATCAGAGGTCTGAACCGAGTTCCGTGGGAAAGAGTCGATGTCAGCTTCAAGAAAAGCAAGCAAAGAATTTTCGCTCACAGCACTATTCAG GTAAAGACGTACTTTTTGCATTCCGATGGCGCGGATGTGATCTTTCACATGATCGACCATTTTCTCTTGTGA
- the LOC109706697 gene encoding putative lipase YOR059C isoform X1 translates to MAQGEKKRRGWEGVTYRAYLRRPSCFKVVDGSPVSGGGGGGGGGEGERRIPTPPHLVVMVNGIVGSAADWKFAAKKFVKKYPEDVIVHCSECNSATLTLDGVDMMGERLAEEVISVVSKRPWLQKISFVAHSLGGLIARYTIALLYEKGISKESSEDNGELNTNISQTQSVNQNLKGNIAGLEPMNFITFATPHLGTRSHKQIPLLGGINTLEKMAFRLSWIARKSGKHLFLKDGKDGKPPLLLQMVTDFGDLRFMSALQSFKRHVAYSNVCGDFVVGRKTSSIRRQNELPKRQNFIKDGKYPHIVYVEKPKPATNQPDDFSDAMIYQARTTAEMEEAMIRGLNRVPWERVDVSFKKSKQRIFAHSTIQVKTYFLHSDGADVIFHMIDHFLL, encoded by the exons ATGGCGCagggggagaagaagaggagggggtGGGAGGGGGTGACCTACAGAGCGTATCTCCGGCGACCGAGTTGCTTCAAGGTCGTCGACGGCTCGCCGGTCtccggcggaggcggcggaggaggaggaggcgagggggagaggaggattCCGACGCCGCCGCATCTGGTGGTGATGGTGAATGGGATCGTCGGAAG CGCTGCGGATTGGAAATTTGCTGCGAAAAAGTTTGTGAAGAAGTACCCCGAAGATGTTATTGTACATT GCAGTGAATGTAATTCTGCAACCCTGACTCTTGATGGTGTTGATATGATGGGAGAAAGATTAGCAGAGGAG GTAATATCTGTTGTCTCAAAAAGGCCTTGGCTTCAAAAAATTTCCTTTGTCGCACATTCACTAGGTGGCTTGATTGCAAGATATACCATTGCATTACTTTATGAGAAAGGCATCTCGAAGGAATCTTCTGAGGATAATGGGGAACTTAATACTAATATATCCCAAACTCAATCTGTGAATCAAAACTTGAAAGGCAACATTGCTGGATTGGAGCCCATGAACTTCATCACTTTTGCGACACCACACCTTGGTACGAGGTCTCACAAGCAG ATACCGCTACTTGGTGGCATCAATACATTGGAAAAGATGGCATTCCGGCTATCTTGGATTGCTCGGAAGAGCGGGAAGCATCTCTTTCTCAAGGACGGAAAAGATGGCAAGCCGCCTCTCCTTCTTCAAATGGTCACTGATTTTGGAGATCTTCGTTTCAT GTCCGCGTTGCAATCCTTCAAGCGCCATGTTGCTTACTCAAATGTGTGTGGTGATT TCGTTGTTGGCCGGAAAACATCTTCGATACGTCGGCAAAACGAGCTTCCGAAG cgccaaaattttataaaggaTGGCAAATATCCGCACATCGTCTACGTGGAGAAGCCGAAACCTGCTACTAACCAGCCAGATGATTTTTCAGACGCAATGATTTATCAGGCAAGAACTACAGCGGAAATGGAAG AGGCTATGATCAGAGGTCTGAACCGAGTTCCGTGGGAAAGAGTCGATGTCAGCTTCAAGAAAAGCAAGCAAAGAATTTTCGCTCACAGCACTATTCAG GTAAAGACGTACTTTTTGCATTCCGATGGCGCGGATGTGATCTTTCACATGATCGACCATTTTCTCTTGTGA
- the LOC109706697 gene encoding putative lipase ROG1 isoform X2 yields the protein MAQGEKKRRGWEGVTYRAYLRRPSCFKVVDGSPVSGGGGGGGGGEGERRIPTPPHLVVMVNGIVGSAADWKFAAKKFVKKYPEDVIVHCSECNSATLTLDGVDMMGERLAEEVISVVSKRPWLQKISFVAHSLGGLIARYTIALLYEKGISKESSEDNGELNTNISQTQSVNQNLKGNIAGLEPMNFITFATPHLGTRSHKQIPLLGGINTLEKMAFRLSWIARKSGKHLFLKDGKDGKPPLLLQMVTDFGDLRFMSALQSFKRHVAYSNVCGDFVVGRKTSSIRRQNELPKRQNFIKDGKYPHIVYVEKPKPATNQPDDFSDAMIYQRL from the exons ATGGCGCagggggagaagaagaggagggggtGGGAGGGGGTGACCTACAGAGCGTATCTCCGGCGACCGAGTTGCTTCAAGGTCGTCGACGGCTCGCCGGTCtccggcggaggcggcggaggaggaggaggcgagggggagaggaggattCCGACGCCGCCGCATCTGGTGGTGATGGTGAATGGGATCGTCGGAAG CGCTGCGGATTGGAAATTTGCTGCGAAAAAGTTTGTGAAGAAGTACCCCGAAGATGTTATTGTACATT GCAGTGAATGTAATTCTGCAACCCTGACTCTTGATGGTGTTGATATGATGGGAGAAAGATTAGCAGAGGAG GTAATATCTGTTGTCTCAAAAAGGCCTTGGCTTCAAAAAATTTCCTTTGTCGCACATTCACTAGGTGGCTTGATTGCAAGATATACCATTGCATTACTTTATGAGAAAGGCATCTCGAAGGAATCTTCTGAGGATAATGGGGAACTTAATACTAATATATCCCAAACTCAATCTGTGAATCAAAACTTGAAAGGCAACATTGCTGGATTGGAGCCCATGAACTTCATCACTTTTGCGACACCACACCTTGGTACGAGGTCTCACAAGCAG ATACCGCTACTTGGTGGCATCAATACATTGGAAAAGATGGCATTCCGGCTATCTTGGATTGCTCGGAAGAGCGGGAAGCATCTCTTTCTCAAGGACGGAAAAGATGGCAAGCCGCCTCTCCTTCTTCAAATGGTCACTGATTTTGGAGATCTTCGTTTCAT GTCCGCGTTGCAATCCTTCAAGCGCCATGTTGCTTACTCAAATGTGTGTGGTGATT TCGTTGTTGGCCGGAAAACATCTTCGATACGTCGGCAAAACGAGCTTCCGAAG cgccaaaattttataaaggaTGGCAAATATCCGCACATCGTCTACGTGGAGAAGCCGAAACCTGCTACTAACCAGCCAGATGATTTTTCAGACGCAATGATTTATCAG AGGCTATGA
- the LOC109706689 gene encoding uncharacterized protein LOC109706689 yields the protein MRRLLSALCLRRTPTSSSPRHHRPEKGEAAANDGRGGGGGGGGGGGGTTTNQGERTEMHVGSRDVATENIIANHDFSEGLRSWRPNHCHAYVASDESNYVPGVRPNSGAKYAVVTNRTQSWQGLEQDVTDEITSNTKYTVSAYVRVRGDVHEPIGVQATLKLENHDNSISYVGIGRVVPLKEHWEKLEGSFSLKSLPKRVIFYLEGPPPGIDLLIDSVVISYEITHTNNIITNHDFSRGLNPWKPNSCHAYVASEWSGFLTSVKGKSGENYAVVTKRTQKWQGLEQDITGKVSVNTTYTVSANVRVYGEIQGQFEVQATLKLENHDSSISYLPVGRTQGSKDQWKKLHSSFTLTNMPKRVVFYLEGPPPGVDLLIDSVIISCSDFKQQKEVNAAPLSIRSENIIQNPQFEYGLDKWSGRGCKILRHEVVGYGNVTPFTGQCFASVTERSQIWNGVQQEITGRLQRKLAYEVTAVVRICGSASAEVRVTLCVQERNGHDRYIGIAKAQASDKEWVHLQGKFLLHGTVSKAVIFLEGPPPGIDILIDSLVLKRATKIPRPPLLNFENALYGVNIIMNSDFKHGLAGWAPLGSCRLSVCTESPHMIPSTLKVPLGRYMLTANRTETWMGPSQIITDKLKLHLTYRVSAWVRVGPTASSHQKVNVALGVDERWVNGGHVEADSYQWYEVRGSFRIEKQPSKVTVYVQGPSPGVDLMVMGLQIFPIDRKARFDYLKEKTDKIRKRDVVIKLKGSSEGKFVGASVKIRQMDNSFPFGSCISRSSMENEEYIGFFVKNFNWAVFENELKWYCTEPERGKLNYRDADEMVQFCEKHGMKLRGHCIFWEVEDTVQQWIRCLNPDDLLMAVQNRLQDLLSRYRGKFEHYDVNNEMLHGSFYQDRLGKDIRAYMFREAHRLDPSAVLFVNDYNVEDGCDPNATPEKYIQQVLDLQEQGAPVGGIGIQGHISNPVGEIICDSLDKLSILGIPVWITELDVSAANEHIRADDLEVVMREAYAHPAVEGIVLWGYWELFMFRNDSHLVDAEGEINEAGRRYLALKEEWLSNADGRMDNSGEFKFRGYHGKYTVEITTPSKKISKSFDVEKGESPLVIQI from the exons ATGAGGCGGCTGTTGTCGGCGCTGTGTCTGAGGCGGACGCCGACTTCTTCTTCTCCGCGACATCATCGCCCC GAGAAGGGCGAAGCCGCAGCGAACGACGGtcgtggcggtggtggtggtggtggtggtggtggtggtggtactactACGAACCAAGGCGag AGAACTGAGATGCATGTCGGATCTCGCGATGTTGCTACGGAAAACATCATCGCCAATCACGACTTTTCAGAAGGTTTGCGTTCGTGGCGTCCTAATCACTGCCACGCGTATGTTGCTTCCGACGAATCTAATTACGTTCCCGGAGTAAGGCCGAATTCGGGGGCGAAGTATGCCGTAGTCACGAACCGAACGCAAAGCTGGCAAGGTTTGGAGCAAGACGTCACAGATGAGATTACTTCTAATACTAAATATACCGTCTCGGCCTATGTTAGAGTTCGTGGGGACGTTCATGAGCCGATTGGGGTTCAAGCGACGCTGAAACTAGAGAACCATGACAATTCGATTAGCTACGTAGGTATTGGAAG GGTTGTGCCCTTGAAAGAACACTGGGAGAAGTTGGAAGGATCCTTTTCATTGAAGAGCTTGCCAAAACGTGTAATTTTCTATCTTGAAGGGCCCCCTCCGGGGATAGACTTGCTGATTGATTCCGTCGTCATCTCTTATGAG ATTACTCACACAAATAACATCATTACAAACCATGACTTCTCTCGAGGGCTAAATCCGTGGAAGCCCAATTCTTGTCATGCCTATGTGGCTTCGGAGTGGTCCGGTTTCCTTACCAGTGTTAAAGGAAAATCAGGAGAGAATTATGCTGTTGTCACCAAACGCACCCAAAAATGGCAAGGCCTTGAACAGGACATTACGGGAAAAGTTTCTGTTAACACTACTTATACTGTTTCTGCCAATGTTAGAGTTTACGGGGAGATTCAGGGACAGTTTGAAGTACAAGCTACCTTGAAACTAGAGAACCACGATTCTTCTATAAGCTACTTACCTGTTGGGAG GACCCAAGGTTCTAAAGATCAATGGAAGAAGTTGCATAGCTCCTTTACTTTGACGAACATGCCCAAAAGAGTTGTGTTTTACTTGGAAGGGCCTCCTCCCGGCGTGGATCTTCTTATAGATTCAGTCATAATCTCTTGCTCCGATTTTAAGCAACAGAAA GAAGTGAATGCAGCACCTCTTTCCATCAGAAGTGAAAATATCATCCAGAACCCTCAATTTGAATACGGTTTAGATAAGTGGTCTGGAAGAGGATGCAAGATTCTTAGACACGAAGTTGTTGGATATGGTAACGTGACTCCTTTTACTGGGCAATGTTTTGCTTCCGTAACTGAACGAAGCCAGATTTGGAACGGCGTTCAGCAGGAAATCACCGGCAGGTTGCAAAGAAAACTTGCGTATGAGGTTACTGCGGTTGTTCGGATATGTGGAAGTGCTTCGGCTGAAGTGCGGGTCACTTTGTGCGTTCAAGAACGAAATGGTCATGATCGCTATATAGGAATTGCCAA aGCACAGGCATCGGACAAGGAATGGGTGCATTTACAAGGAAAATTTCTCCTTCATGGCACTGTTTCGAAAGCTGTCATTTTTCTGGAAGGGCCTCCCCCAGGAATTGACATTCTTATCGATAGTTTAGTGTTGAAACGTGCAACAAAAATTCCCCGGCCTCCTCTATTGAACTTTGAG AATGCGCTCTATGGAGTTAACATAATCATGAACAGTGACTTCAAACATGGTCTTGCTGGGTGGGCTCCCCTTGGCTCGTGTAGACTAAGCGTATGTACCGAATCGCCTCACATGATTCCTTCAACATTAAAGGTCCCTCTTGGTCGTTATATGCTGACGGCAAATCGCACCGAGACCTGGATGGGCCCTTCTCAGATAATAACCGATAAGCTGAAGCTTCATTTGACCTACCGTGTTTCTGCTTGGGTTCGTGTGGGCCCCACAGCAAGCAGCCATCAGAAAGTTAATGTGGCTCTCGGCGTAGACGAGCGGTGGGTCAACGGTGGGCACGTCGAAGCCGATTCTTACCAGTGGTACGAAGTTAGGGGATCATTTAGGATCGAGAAACAGCCGTCGAAAGTTACCGTGTATGTACAAGGCCCTTCGCCCGGTGTCGATCTGATGGTCATGGGTCTTCAGATATTTCCTATTGATAGAAAGGCACGATTCGATTATCTAAAGGAGAAAACTGACAAG ATAAGAAAGCGCGATGTCGTAATAAAATTGAAGGGATCTAGTGAAGGCAAGTTTGTCGGCGCTTCAGTAAAGATCAGGCAGATGGATAACAGCTTTCCATTTGGGTCATGTATAAGTAGATCGAGCATGGAGAATGAGGAGTACATCGGTTTCTTCGTGAAGAACTTCAATTGGGCCGTATTCGAGAATGAACTGAAGTGGTACTGCACCGAGCCCGAGCGAGGAAAGCTCAACTACAGAGATGCCGATGAGATGGTTCAGTTTTGCGAAAAGCATGGCATGAAACTTAGAGGCCACTGCATCTTCTGGGAAGTGGAAGATACCGTCCAGCAATGGATCCGATGTTTAAACCCTGATGATCTGCTGATGGCCGTTCAGAATCGCCTTCAAGATTTATTATCCCGTTACAGAGGTAAGTTCGAGCACTACGATGTGAACAACGAGATGCTTCATGGATCTTTCTACCAAGATAGACTAGGAAAAGATATTAGAGCATACATGTTTAGAGAAGCTCATCGGCTCGACCCTTCCGCGGTGCTTTTCGTGAACGATTATAACGTCGAAGATGGTTGCGACCCGAACGCCACTCCAGAGAAGTACATTCAACAGGTTCTTGATCTCCAAGAACAGGGTGCTCCTGTTGGAGGGATTGGTATACAAGGCCATATTAGCAATCCGGTGGGCGAGATCATATGCGATTCGTTGGATAAGCTATCAATACTAGGAATTCCTGTTTGGATCACCGAATTAGATGTCTCAGCCGCGAATGAGCACATCCGTGCGGACGACTTGGAGGTGGTAATGCGTGAGGCCTATGCGCACCCTGCCGTGGAGGGGATCGTGCTTTGGGGATATTGGGAGCTGTTTATGTTCAGAAATGATTCTCATTTGGTCGATGCCGAAGGGGAGATCAACGAAGCCGGTCGGAGATATCTTGCACTGAAGGAGGAGTGGTTGTCGAATGCTGACGGACGCATGGATAACAGCGGGGAATTCAAATTCAGAGGATATCATGGTAAATATACCGTAGAAATAACTACCCCTTCAAAGAAAATATCTAAATCATTTGACGTCGAGAAGGGAGAATCTCCTCTAGTGATACAAATATAA